The genomic interval GTAAGAAAGCGTTACTTCGTTTTAATCTATGGGTCGGGGGTTCGAGTCCCTCCGGAGTTGCCCGGAAAACAATGTTTTTGGGCAGCTTCGTAGCTCAGCTGGTAGAGCAATAGCAAGAGTCGCTTCTGATTCATTACCCTGTTATTTTTTACACCTTCTTTGACAGGTGTCGTAGGAAAGCGTTACTTCGTTTGAATCTGCATACGGGGGTTCGATTCCCTCTCCGCTACAAGGCGGATGGCTGAGATGGTTAAGTACAGATATAGTCGCTTCCGGCTTATTACCCTGTTGTTATGAGACTGAAAGGCCTGTTGAAATTACGTTCAACAGGCCTTTTTATTTGTCGGTATTTATCTGCGACGCGGTATTTTTCAGCGCATTGTTTACCATCTGATATTGGCTTTAACAGGCACACGTAATTTTTTAGCCAACTAAATGTTCTGCACATTGATCAATGTATTTTTCCAGACATTGTTTCTCTCCTGAAAATAACTTTAGAAGGCACAGTATTTTTTAGAGCCAATTAATTGTTCCATAATTTGATCAATGAATTTCTCATGCATTGTACTCGCCTGAAAATAACTTTAACAGGCACACGTAATTTTTTTCACTAACTAATTGTTCTATAATTTGATTGATGTATTCTGCAAAATTAGTGCGGCAACCTGTGCGCAGTGAATGAAATTAAATCGTATATTCACATTGTTGTTACCCGTTATGCATAACACCAACAAAAACCTTAGACACATTTATTTTTAGAAAACCCGACAAAACAAACTATTTATGAAAAAGATGTTGCCCGTTGCGATGCTCACTGCATTCGCGTTGATCTCCTTTACCTCATTTTCTGCAGTAAAACCGAAAGAAAAGCCAACCACTAAGTCAGTTGCGGTTCCACCATTAACCTGGCCTATTACCGGGACTTATGGCGATTTTACTTATTCCATTCAAACTACAGATCACATCAGTTTTTATAAGAATGGCGCTTTCGTGGCTTCTTACAGTTTTACACAGGACTATCCCAACCAGGTATGGGGTGCTCGTATCGACAGCAACGTGATTCCCGGCCTGATAAATGTGAATCTGGCCATCTATGGTAGTCCGGCGCAGTACAATCTTGACCTGGTATCGCTTTAATTTAACAAACATTCAACAATGAGATAAGTGATAGCGTTGCGAAAACAGATTAATTCCTTATTTCATTTCGAATTCTGAGGCTGTATCACGCTTTGAAGTACCCGAAATTCAGACACTTTTGGGACACTTCAAAGTGAGTTACAGCCTCTTTTTGTCTGGATGCAATAAGCGCTACCAATGCTCATTTTACGTTTGATTCTTCCTCCAAAATACCGGCTTCTCCTGCCGGGAATTATCCGTTGTGGATGTGATTACTTGTTCCATTCACAATTTATTTTTGAACGACGCTGTCTCCTGTTTCGCGCTTCTCTTTTCCTCAATATTTCACAATTAATTTCACTACGCACGACCAGTGCGTAACGCGTAACTATCTTTGTTATATCAAACGATGATACAGAAAAACCTGCCATTGTTTGTTAAAATAAACCCCAAAAAATCATGATTAAACCCCAGACCATTTAACCATTAGTTTGAACCCCAACCCTGCACTACTGCAATACAGTCATCTATGCTTTAAGATGGTGGCCAATGCGGCCGGGAGCACTCCTGTCCTCATTGGCCACGGTGTGGGTTGCTTACCGGAAATCATTCAATACATCAATTTTTATATACTATGTTAAAATCGAAGATCGACCAGCCATTCAGCACAGTTCTTAATCTTGGCGCCCCGGGGTATTTGTCAAGAAGCGGACAGGTGTCTTCAGGCGGGTTTATCACAACCGTTGCCACACTCGACAACAGGGAATTAAAAAGATCTGACGGGATCGTTCATCTGTCGGCGTTCGGACAGATCTATGGCGTTGATCCACAGTCCTCACTGACTAATGATCTGGTCATTGTATTTGGCGATGAAAGAGACCTGCATGAGGAATTTGTTTTGTTCAACCAGCCGCTTCCCCCTACGGATCTTACGTATAAAGTAGATATCCAGTTCAGCCTCTGGGGAGATGCATATTACGGCACCTGTACTGTCAACTTTGACACAGGCGTATCATTCATGAAGCCCTTTTCCATCCCTAACTGCGGTGGAAATAATTTTACCGCGATCCGGCTGAAGACCACAAAGCTCTCTAACAGCGATGTGCAGACCACACTGGACGGGTTTAATTACCTGCTCCTCAATTAGAAACACCCGTTCGCAGGACCGGACTATGAGAACGGCCTCACTTCTATCAATGCAAGCGACAGGAAATCTGCTGCGATGCAATGGTAGAAGTGAGGCCGTATGTAGCTTTGTCAATATCTGCGTGTATCAGCGCAAATGTCTTACGCGCATCACATGCAACCATCTTAACCAATGGGTGATGCCTCTCTGTTGTAACATAAATACCAGGACGATCACTATTCCCAGCATTCCTTCCACGAACACCACTACACCCACACCAAAGAAGTGTGCCAGGTAACCTATCAGCAAGCTACCGATAGGCAGCATTCCCTGGTAAGACATGATATAATAGCTCAGCGTCCTTGCCCTCATTTCTGAAGATGCATGTGTTTGCAGATACGTATTGATGGCAGAGTTCTGGATCATCAATCCGGCGCCTGTGGCAGCCGTGGCCACCAGTGCGAGGAACATGGAGGAAGAAACTGCCAGTCCCAGCAAGGCTACCGCAAATACAGTACTGGAAAGAATGGTAAGGCGTATAAGATCATGGGTCGGTTTTAAGGTAGCCATGAACACTGCTCCAAATAAGGCGCCGAATCCGGCTGCGCTCTCAAACCAGCTGAAGGTAGTTGCATCTCCATGGAAAACATCCTTGGCAAAAACGGGCAATAAAGTAGTATATGGAATTACCAGCAGGCTGGAAGCTGCCAGCAATAATATCAGGGATGACAGGTCGGGCGATTCTTTCAGGTATTCATACCCCTTACGCAGGTCGCCCCAGATATTGACTTCGGAGCGGGAGGCAGGGATCAGTTTCAGTTTCATCATCAGCAAACAGCAGATCACCGCTATAAAGCTCAGGAAGTTGATCAGGAAACAGACGTCTTCACCCAGAGAGCTGAGTATGATACCAGCCAGGGCGGGACCTACCAACCGGGCCGCGTTAAAAGCGGAAGAGTTCAGGGCTATGGCATTGGGCAGGTCTTCCTTATTGTCTACCAGGTCTACCATCAGGGCCTGGCGGGCAGTGGTATCGAAAGAGTTGATCAGCCCCTGCATCAGGCTCAGTGCCGAGATCCAGGCAATACTGTAATAATTCAGCCAGACCATGGCCGCCAGGGCGCCTGCCTGTATCATCAGGGCGATCTGGGTAACCATGACCACCTTGAATTTATTATGCCTGTCTATAAAACTGCCGGCGAAAGGCGCCAGCACAAGTGAGGGTATCAGACTGAGGAAAGTGACCAGCCCGAGCAGAAAAGCAGACCCTGTGAGGCGGTATACCAGCCAGCTGATAGCTACCCGCTGCATCCAGGTGCCTACAAGTGATATGGCTTGTCCTGTAAAATGTAGTCTGAAGTTATGGTGTTTAAGTGAACGAAATACTGACATCTTAATAAAGTAAATTAATAAAGCTACTTTACAAAAGTACAACTTTTTGGCCAAATGAGTAGAAGGAAAGGAAGTGTTCCTCATTAAGAAAATGTAAAGTAACTTTGTAAATTGATTTTATTATATGCCTACTAAAACTTATGAAGTAGCAGCCTCCTTACGGAGTACGGTGACCCGTCTGGTAAGGCAGCTGCGCAAACAAAACATCTCATCCGATTTCTCCAATGCGGAGCTATTAACGATGGGGCTGCTGGACCAGCATGGTAAGCTGCTCCCCTCCGCGCTGGCTGAAATGGAACGGATCTCTGCACAGGCCATCTCCCAGATACTCAACCGGCTGGAAGAAGTTGGCTGTGTGAACAGGGTTGTGGACGAAGCCGACAAGCGGAAGTCCGTCGTATCCCTGACGGAAAAAGGCACGCAGCACCTGTACGAAAACAGGCGGATCAAAGAAGAATGGCTGGTGAAAGCGATGGAGAAGTTATTTTCGGCAGAGGAACTGTCGCTGATAGAAGCCTTTCTTCCCCTTCTCCAGCGATTAGCAGAGTACAATGGATAAGCACATATATATGAAAGGTACACATCACTATGCAATGACTACCCGCTGGACGGGCAATACCGGCAATGGCACGGCCGGTTATCAGGCCTATGAACGCAGCCACATTCTCCGGGCAGCAGGTAAACCCGACATTCCTGGCTCGTCCGACCCTTCCTTCCGGGGCGATAAAACGAGGTACAATCCGGAGGAAATGCTGGTAGCATCCCTGTCTTCCTGCCATATGCTGTGGTACCTCCACCTTTGCGCCGCCGCCGGCATCGTGGTGGTAGATTATGTGGACCATGCCACCGGCACCATGCTCGAAACCGCGGACGGGGGCGGCTATTTTTCAGAAGTTACACTGCACCCCGAAGTTACCATTACCGATGCCGCCCATATTGATCAGGCGAATGCACTGCATCATAAGGCCAATGCGCTATGCTTCATTGCCAATTCGGTAAAGTTCCCGGTACATCACCAGCCACTTTGTAAGGTAGGGGCATAAGGACCCTGATCATATCGGGAAGATCAGGAGTACTAAGTATTGAAACTCATTATGATTTTCACCACCCAGGTGAAAAAAGCCAATTTTTGCGTAAAAACGGCGAAAAAACCATAAAAATGGGGACAAAAGGGTTCGAAAGGGCCTGTTCTCTCTTACCGCACACGTATTTTAACTTTCGCTTAGCGATAAAATTATTAATTTTATATATGTTATAACGCCTGGCGTTTATACTAAACTAACCATTGCATGAAAAGGGTACTCACAGCATTACTGGCAATTTTCGTTCTGGGATTGGCGATAGTACTATATGCCTTTAAAGAAGAACGACCTCCGCTGCGCTCAGGTGATGTGATATTCCAGACGTCGATGTCTCCCCAGTGCCATGCTGTGAGGCTTGCTACCCACTCGCAGTTCAGTCACTGTGGTATGATCTGGAAGAAGGGTGATAAAGACTATGTGCTGGAGGCCGTACAGCCTGTAAAGGTCACACCATTGAATGAGTGGATCTCTCATGGAGAAGGAAAGAAATACGTGGTGAGACGCCTGAAAAATGCAGACAACATCCTGACGCCCACCGTATTGCAAAAGATGGAGGCTGAAGGCAAGAAAATGCTGGGAAAATCCTATGATGGCTACTTTGAATGGTCGGACGACCGGATATACTGCTCTGAGCTGGTATGGAAGATCTATAAAAGAGCGGCAGGGATAGAAGTTGGTAAACTGCAGCAGATCAGGGACTTTGATCTGAGCAGCGAAGCGGTAAAACAGATTATCCGCGAGCGATATGGCGACAAGCTCCCTGAAAATGAAACCGTTATCTCGCCACAGAGCATTTACGAGAGTAGTTTATTTGTGACCGTTATGTCGAAATATGGCAAAAAATAGTATTATCTTCAGTAACTTTGCAGTACAGGTCTGGTTTAACCAGTGAGAACAAGGTTCGATTTTTTATATCAGCGGCGTAGTTCCGTTTACGTTTATTCCAATCCTATGAATATGAAAAGAATTTCTACATCCCTATTGCTATCCGCAGTATTCTCCCTCACCGCTGCCGGACAAAATTACAAACAGGATTTTGAGAAATTGTGCGTCAGTGGCGACACTGCCAAACAGCGCACCCTTCTGATGAAATGGGAGAAAGCCAAACCCGGCGATGCGGAGCTATACATCGCCTACTTTAATTACTATGTAACCAAAAGTAAAACTGAGGTGGTAACTATCAATCATACCGCCAATGGCTCCAATGCCCTGAAGGCCGGCAAAAACGGCGACCCGGCCGGATACACCAGCGAGGTGGGTTATAAAAAGGAACCACTGAACAAAGGCTTCAAATACATCAACACCGGTATCTCCAAGTTTCCCAACAGGCTGGATATGCGCTTTGGCAAGATCTACATGCTGGGTGAGAACTACAATTATACTAACCTGACAAAGGAACTGGTGAGCGCTATCAACTATGGGCATACCATTGACAATAAATGGAAATGGTCTGACAACAAACCGCTCGATAAACCGGAACAGTTCATGCTGAACGCAGTACAGGAATATGTAGCGCAGATCTATAACGTGGGCAAGAGCCAGGCTGACAATATGAAACTGATCTCCGAAACAGTATTAAAATATTATCCTAAACATGTAGAAAGCCTCTCCGACCTCGGCCTGGCCTATACGCTGAAGGAAGACCTGGACAATGCGCTGAAAACTTTACTGAAAGCCAATGCCATCGCTCCTAAGGATTTCATAGTGCTGAACAATATTGCCAATATCTACGCAAAGAAAGGAGATGATGCCAATGCGATCAGGTACTATGAACAGGCGCAGAAATATGGCGACCAGGAAGCTAAAGACCTGGCCACCAACGAGATCAAGCGCATAAACGCGAAGAAGCCGGTACCAAAGGCAACTATGCCGAAACCAGCTACCGCCAAAGTATCTGCAGAAAAAGCCACTGCTACGAAACCATCGGCTGCGAAGACAACCGCAAAGGCGAAGACAACAGCCGATAAATCGTCCACATCAAAATCGACAACATCCAAGTCGACCGCGGCTAAAAGCACTGGCAAAACAACAAGTAAAAAGCCTTCCAAGAACTAGGCTCAGAAGGCTTTTACCGGCAAAAAGATGATTGCATTTATTTAATAGACTGCAGCAAACTACAGAACTCCAGTTTCTCATCTGAAGTCAAAAATGAATTGGCAATCGTTTCATTAATTAAGTCGCTGGTCAGGGAAAATTCATCGTAAAGGTCATTTTGTTCCACTCCGTACTTTTTGGCCGTTGAGAAGCGTACTGCTACCAGGATTTCTTTTGACGGTACTTTCTTTTCCACCAGCAGCGGCCTGATGGAATACAGCATTTCATTGTTGGCAATCTCTATCTTTTTCTGATAATCGGATTTACCATGCTTTGCGAAGTACTGCCTGGTAATCAGGTAAACGATCAGGGAAAGTAGTACACCGAAGATTGCGGTATAAACAGTGTTTTCAGGTAAGTGCATCATAAATGGTTATGAGAGCTTAAAATGTGTATAATACATTATCAACATACACAATATATGTGATGCATATTTTAGCAAAGCACTGATTTATTGTGTGTTCAAACAAGGTTCCATCCCCTCTCCGGTCAACTGGCTGTGAATCAGTATACATTATAAAATATACTCACAGAAACAGAAATGAGTAATACCACTCCATATTGATGGAGAAATATGGGGTATTTAAAACAAATGCCCCTGACAGACAAGCCATCAGGAGCATCCGATATTATTAAGTTTCCCCTTCTTATTTCAGCGAAACAACGACCATCACCGGGAAGTGGTCTGAAGGCTCACGGGCCACATATTTACTGATCGATACTTCTTTCGGGAAATTAGCCGTATTCACTTTCTCATCCCCTTTATCTGTCACCACGGGACCACGGTAAGTATCTGTCAGGATACCATATTTTTCCACACGGAACTGTTTGGTCAGGAAAATATGGTCTATCCGGCTGTCGGTCTTTCCATCAGGATTGAAGGAGTTGAAAGTACCATTTTCCGCATAGCGGATGGCAGTTGTCTCGTAGGCATCTCTCAGCAATCCGGAGGTATTGATAAGCGTGTAGGATTCACTATGCTGATCCACGTTAAAGTCGCCGGTCAGGATGGCCGGAATATTGCCCGCCATCTTTCTTACCTTGTCCATCACCAGTTTGGCACTTTCTGCACGGGCCTTTACGCCCACATGGTCCATGTGCAGGTTGAAGAGATAAAAGGTCGCCCCGGTCTTTATTTCCTTGAATTTACCCCAGGAACAGATCCTTGGCAATACCGCATCCCAGCCTTTATTAGGTCTGTCAGTCACTTCCGACATCCAGAAGTCCCCGTTTTCCAGCAGTTTGAATTTTTTGGTATTATAGAAGATAGCGGAATGCTCTCCTCCCTGTTTACCATCATCACGGCCTATGCCTACATACGCGTACCCGGGAAGACTGTCTTTGAGGTTTTCCAGCTGGTGGTGCATACATTCCTGTGTACCGAAAATGTCAAAGCCATGGAAACGTATCATGGCCGCGATCACCGGTAAGCGCTGCTTCCAGCCATTCCCCTCTGCGGCATCTTCCTTGTTGTTGTCATTACGCATGTTGTAAGTAGCCACCGTGATCGTTTGCGCCATTGCGACATACGAAAACACGGTAAGAACTGCTATCAGCAGTATCCCTTTTTTCATCTGCATCTCGATTTTTTTATAATAAGCATTAAAATTAAACCAACATTCCGAACCAGGATATTATCCCGGTTCCATTTATTAGCAATAGGCTGTTACATTATTGTTAACAACTATAGCTTCAGCGCATGGAGCCCGATGGTGGAATATAAGGCCTGTTACAGGTTACACCAGTACCGGTGTAAGTATAAGAAAATACCTGCTGAGCTGCAATCATTTTTCCATTACCGGTTCAGACAGGTATTAACAGGCAGCTATTCGCAAAAGAAATAAAGGGAGCAAAAAAAAATCGCAGTCCTGACATTCCTGCTGACATAGGGTTGTCACAAGGCGGCGCTTACTTTGTTTTCAGAAACAACAAAAACACACAATTATGGAACTTATTCAATCTCTCCTTAAAGAAATGGAACAGGAAGCACAGACAACCCGTAAAATGCTTTCTATCATTCCTGAAGATAAGTTTAACTGGCAGCCCCATCCCAAAAGCATGACTGTTATCAGGCTGGCCACTCATATTGCAGAGCTGCCTACCTGGGTGAGCATGGTACTGACAACGGATGAACTGGACTTTGCCACAGCCCCATACACCCCCAAAGTGATCAACAGTGTGGAGGACCTGCTGGCCCATTTCGAAGAATCACTGGCAGATGGTAAAGCCCATCTGGAGAAAGCTACACTCTCCCAGTTCGACGAAAAATGGACACTGAGGAATGGTAATGATATTTATGACGTATCTCCTAAGGGAGAAGTGATCCGTATGGCATATTGCCAGATCGTGCACCACAGAGCGCAATTAGGTGTATTCCTGCGTCTGCTGGATGTCCCGATCCCTGGCAGCTATGGCCCGAGCGCAGATGAAGAGTTTAAAGTAGCAGTTGTGGATATGCCAACAGTATAAACGTTACAACGGAAATCAATTATCATCGGTCAGGAATTGAGAGCAGCCGCCATTCGCCTCAGTTCCTGATTTTGTATAAGTGGCATCTTCCACCGGTCGCGGAGCACTATGGGTTTTTACCTTGTAAGACCTGTTCCACTTTAATATTTCTTTGGCGATCTTTGTACTGTTGCGGCTATCATGGAAGGAGAATCACATATAAAACTACGGAAGATCATTCATATAGATATGGATGCATTTTATGCATCCGTAGAGCAACGGGACCATCCGGAATACCGCGGCAAGGCAATTGCGGTGGGAGGCTCTCCCGAAGGCCGTGGCGGCGTGGTAGCTACCGCCAGTTATGAGGCGCGGAAGTTTGGCATTCGCTCCGCCATGCCTTCCAAAAGAGCGCTGCAGTTATGCCCTGATATTATTTTTGTACGCCCCCGCTTTGATGTTTACAAGGATGTTTCCCGTAAGATACGGGAGATCTTCAGCCGTCATACCGACATCATAGAACCACTCTCCCTCGATGAAGCCTATCTCGATGTAACGGAAGACAAACAACAGATCGGCTCTGCCATAGAAATAGCGAAACTGATCAAACAGGCCATCAAAGAAGAGCTGCAGCTTACCGCTTCTGCCGGCATCTCTGTGAATAAGTTCGTAGCCAAAATAGCATCTGACCTCAACAAGCCCGACGGGCTTACCTTTATCGGCCCTTCATCTATCGAGGCGTTCATGGAAAAACTGCCGGTGGAAAAGTTCCATGGCGTAGGCAAGGTCACTGCCGATAAAATGAAAAGAATGGGACTACATACGGGAGCAGATCTGAAGCGGCTGACAGAAAACGACCTGAAACAGCATTTTGGCAAAGTGGGCGCCTTCTATTACCGCATTGTGCGGGGAATTGACGATCGCGAGGTACAACCTCACCGGGAAACCAAATCTTTGGGTGCAGAAGACACATTTCCCTTCGATCTTACCAAAACGGAAGAGATGTATGCAGAACTGGAGAAGATCGCTATAACGGTCTGTGAACGGCTAAAAAGATATGGACTAAAGGGCCGCACCGTCACCCTCAAAATTAAGTACAGCGA from Chitinophaga filiformis carries:
- the dinB gene encoding DNA polymerase IV, with product MEGESHIKLRKIIHIDMDAFYASVEQRDHPEYRGKAIAVGGSPEGRGGVVATASYEARKFGIRSAMPSKRALQLCPDIIFVRPRFDVYKDVSRKIREIFSRHTDIIEPLSLDEAYLDVTEDKQQIGSAIEIAKLIKQAIKEELQLTASAGISVNKFVAKIASDLNKPDGLTFIGPSSIEAFMEKLPVEKFHGVGKVTADKMKRMGLHTGADLKRLTENDLKQHFGKVGAFYYRIVRGIDDREVQPHRETKSLGAEDTFPFDLTKTEEMYAELEKIAITVCERLKRYGLKGRTVTLKIKYSDFRQITRNQSFPFPVGDFDKILETAKQLLLSTEPEDKPVRLLGISLSNFGEVIPVTGRSGNPAQLSLFDEE
- a CDS encoding YiiX family permuted papain-like enzyme; amino-acid sequence: MKRVLTALLAIFVLGLAIVLYAFKEERPPLRSGDVIFQTSMSPQCHAVRLATHSQFSHCGMIWKKGDKDYVLEAVQPVKVTPLNEWISHGEGKKYVVRRLKNADNILTPTVLQKMEAEGKKMLGKSYDGYFEWSDDRIYCSELVWKIYKRAAGIEVGKLQQIRDFDLSSEAVKQIIRERYGDKLPENETVISPQSIYESSLFVTVMSKYGKK
- a CDS encoding tetratricopeptide repeat protein — its product is MKRISTSLLLSAVFSLTAAGQNYKQDFEKLCVSGDTAKQRTLLMKWEKAKPGDAELYIAYFNYYVTKSKTEVVTINHTANGSNALKAGKNGDPAGYTSEVGYKKEPLNKGFKYINTGISKFPNRLDMRFGKIYMLGENYNYTNLTKELVSAINYGHTIDNKWKWSDNKPLDKPEQFMLNAVQEYVAQIYNVGKSQADNMKLISETVLKYYPKHVESLSDLGLAYTLKEDLDNALKTLLKANAIAPKDFIVLNNIANIYAKKGDDANAIRYYEQAQKYGDQEAKDLATNEIKRINAKKPVPKATMPKPATAKVSAEKATATKPSAAKTTAKAKTTADKSSTSKSTTSKSTAAKSTGKTTSKKPSKN
- a CDS encoding endonuclease/exonuclease/phosphatase family protein, which gives rise to MKKGILLIAVLTVFSYVAMAQTITVATYNMRNDNNKEDAAEGNGWKQRLPVIAAMIRFHGFDIFGTQECMHHQLENLKDSLPGYAYVGIGRDDGKQGGEHSAIFYNTKKFKLLENGDFWMSEVTDRPNKGWDAVLPRICSWGKFKEIKTGATFYLFNLHMDHVGVKARAESAKLVMDKVRKMAGNIPAILTGDFNVDQHSESYTLINTSGLLRDAYETTAIRYAENGTFNSFNPDGKTDSRIDHIFLTKQFRVEKYGILTDTYRGPVVTDKGDEKVNTANFPKEVSISKYVAREPSDHFPVMVVVSLK
- a CDS encoding MarR family winged helix-turn-helix transcriptional regulator, giving the protein MPTKTYEVAASLRSTVTRLVRQLRKQNISSDFSNAELLTMGLLDQHGKLLPSALAEMERISAQAISQILNRLEEVGCVNRVVDEADKRKSVVSLTEKGTQHLYENRRIKEEWLVKAMEKLFSAEELSLIEAFLPLLQRLAEYNG
- a CDS encoding OsmC family protein, producing MKGTHHYAMTTRWTGNTGNGTAGYQAYERSHILRAAGKPDIPGSSDPSFRGDKTRYNPEEMLVASLSSCHMLWYLHLCAAAGIVVVDYVDHATGTMLETADGGGYFSEVTLHPEVTITDAAHIDQANALHHKANALCFIANSVKFPVHHQPLCKVGA
- a CDS encoding DinB family protein, with the protein product MELIQSLLKEMEQEAQTTRKMLSIIPEDKFNWQPHPKSMTVIRLATHIAELPTWVSMVLTTDELDFATAPYTPKVINSVEDLLAHFEESLADGKAHLEKATLSQFDEKWTLRNGNDIYDVSPKGEVIRMAYCQIVHHRAQLGVFLRLLDVPIPGSYGPSADEEFKVAVVDMPTV
- a CDS encoding MFS transporter, which codes for MSVFRSLKHHNFRLHFTGQAISLVGTWMQRVAISWLVYRLTGSAFLLGLVTFLSLIPSLVLAPFAGSFIDRHNKFKVVMVTQIALMIQAGALAAMVWLNYYSIAWISALSLMQGLINSFDTTARQALMVDLVDNKEDLPNAIALNSSAFNAARLVGPALAGIILSSLGEDVCFLINFLSFIAVICCLLMMKLKLIPASRSEVNIWGDLRKGYEYLKESPDLSSLILLLAASSLLVIPYTTLLPVFAKDVFHGDATTFSWFESAAGFGALFGAVFMATLKPTHDLIRLTILSSTVFAVALLGLAVSSSMFLALVATAATGAGLMIQNSAINTYLQTHASSEMRARTLSYYIMSYQGMLPIGSLLIGYLAHFFGVGVVVFVEGMLGIVIVLVFMLQQRGITHWLRWLHVMRVRHLR